A region from the Hydra vulgaris chromosome 10, alternate assembly HydraT2T_AEP genome encodes:
- the LOC100214984 gene encoding branched-chain alpha-ketoacid dehydrogenase kinase isoform X2, whose protein sequence is MNLSRKVDQLKHFKFWRFVSSGPNTEYGLEKKWAYYDQDFVDREAAKPLHKLTPTQIMFHGKFADGSHLVKSAHYLQQELPRRIARHIKDFQSLPYVVLINPIMQEVYELYLRAFRKLVHVTEIDNLEKERQYSFLLSQLLNDHKDVVTYLAKAFRQVKKFVPYEVLGDLAERTLTSRLGIRLLAEHHLALRHKKEHFIGIIGTQTSLKHIIERCVINCKDLCQHRFGYSPAVYVSGHTKATFPYIPAPVEYIMQELIKNSMRATVVRHIENPFEMPPIEVTICNNDEYFTIKISDKGGGIPDSQLSDIFQYSFTTSTDNEGNLCETEDTFDNFSRAANDKGIGGVLSGYGFGLPSAAAYAKFLGGSLTLVSMYGLGTDVFLKLIHINQPNCFRI, encoded by the exons ATGAATCTTAGCAGAAAGGTTGATCAGTTAAAGCACTTCAAATTTTGGAGATTTGTTTCAAGTGGACCAAACACTGAATATGGCTTAGAGAAAAAATGGGCATACTATGATCAAGATTTTGTTGATAGAGAGGCTGCAAAg ccTTTACACAAGTTAACTCCAACACAGATTATGTTTCATGGAAAATTTGCTGATGGATCTCATCTTGTg aaaagtGCCCATTATTTGCAACAAGAATTGCCACGTCGAATTGCTCGACatataaaagattttcaaaGCCTGCCGTATGTTGTTTTGATTAATCCAATTATGCAGGAAGTG tatgaGTTGTATCTTCGGGCTTTTCGTAAATTGGTACATGTCACTGAG attgACAACTTAGAAAAAGAGAGAcaatacagttttttattaagtCAGCTTTTAAATGATCACAAAGATGTTGTTACTTACCTTGCAAAAGCTTTTCGTCAAGTGAAAAAGTTTGTACct tATGAAGTCTTAGGTGATTTGGCTGAACGAACTTTAACATCTCGATTAGGCATTCGTCTGCTAGCTGAGCATCACCTTGCATTGCGACATAAAAAg gAACATTTCATTGGTATAATAGGAACGCAAACATCTTTGAAGCATATTATTGAAAGATGTGTTATTAACTGCAAAGATTTATGTCAACATCGGTTTGGATACTCCCCTGCTGTTTATGTATCTGGCCATACAAAGGCAACTTTTCCATACATTCCTGCTCCTGTAGAATATATAATGcaagaactaataaaaaattcgatgag GGCAACAGTTGTACGCCACATTGAAAATCCTTTTGAAATGCCACCAATAGAAGTAACCATTTGTAATAATGATGAATACTTCACAAtcaa aaTATCCGACAAAGGAGGTGGTATTCCAGACTCTCAACTTTCTGATATCTTTCAATATTCGTTTACCACTAGTACAGATAATGAGGGAAATCTTTGTGAAACGGAAGATACATTTGATAATTTCTCAAGGGCAGCTAACGATAAAGGTATTGGCGGTGTACTTTCTGGATATGGATTTGGTTTACCTTCTGCTGCTGCATATGCTAAATTTTTAGGAGGATCTCTCACGCTGGTTTCAATGTACGGACTTGGAACCgacgtatttttaaaattgattcatATAAATCAACCAAATTGTTTTCGTATATAA